In Stomoxys calcitrans chromosome 2, idStoCalc2.1, whole genome shotgun sequence, the following proteins share a genomic window:
- the LOC106084357 gene encoding actin-binding LIM protein 1 isoform X6 has product MKKSSGSRLLDFFATLRKQKIYCAKCDKKCSGEVLRVADKHFHKACFQCCQCKKSLASGGFFTKDGAYFCIPDYQRLYGTKCAACQQYVEGEVVSTMGKTYHQKCFTCSKCQNPFKSGSKVTNTGKEVLCESCVSGVTGAPTSPTQQNAGNKSGTTSPAPAVESPTRATAHQQMTSGVISDKAHLKEDYDPNDCAGCGEMLKEGQALVALDRQWHVWCFRCKSCNAVLNGEYMGKDGVPYCEKCYQKSFGVKCAYCNRFISGKVLQAGENHHFHPTCARCTKCGDPFGDGEEMYLQGSAIWHPRCGPGPNESGLILNGCGGVGVSNGNFTDTECDRISSSALSDMYIRSRTPSFNGSVYSSSRKHYRTVSPGLILREYGHHGGGDISRIYTYSYLTDAPNYLRKPIDPYDKTPLSPHFHRPSSYATSTAGSVAGSRPPSRPGSRTRSAMKVLVDAIRSETPRPKSPAMNNEEPIELSHYPAAKKPPPGEKPKIERDDFPAPPYPYTDPERRRRYSDSYKGVPVSDDEDDTETNNGETEESRLQREAKELEKLNSGIGTAIARDLKETAKYRKWKQQNLDPRNASRTASANKEPLNKLRYESPVGASPSRNLDHQKPFYEDEMFDRSTSYRGSLGKSLGNAPSYNGLFIWRIR; this is encoded by the exons ATGAAAAAAAGCAGTGGATCGCGGCTCCTGGATTTTTTTGCAACACTTC gtaaacaaaaaatttattgcgCCAAATGCGATAAAAAATGCTCGGGAGAAGTGTTACGTGTGGCTGACAAGCATTTCCACAAGGCTTGTTTTCAATGCTGCCAATGCAAAAAGTCGCTGGCTTCCGGAGGATTCTTTACCAAAGATGGCGCTTACTTCTGCATACCCGACTACCAGCGTTTGTATGGCACAAAATGTGCTGCCTGCCAGCAGTACGTCGAAGGAGAGGTTGTCTCAACAATGGGTAAAACCTATCACCAAAAGTGTTTCACTTGTTCCAAATGTCAAAACCCATTTAAATCTGGCAGCAAG gtAACTAATACAGGAAAGGAGGTGCTTTGTGAATCATGTGTCTCAGGAGTAACCGGTGCACCTACATCACCTACGCAACAAAATGCTGGTAACAAATCAGGCACAACTTCGCCAGCGCCCGCTGTCGAATCGCCGACCCGAGCGACTGCTCACCAACAAATGACTAGTGGTGTTATATCAGACAAGGCCCACCTGAAAGAGGACTATGACCCGAATGACTGTGCCGGCTGCGGTGAAATGCTTAAGGAGGGTCAGGCTTTGGTCGCTTTGGATCGGCAGTGGCACGTTTGGTGCTTCCGCTGTAAATCTTGCAACGCTGTGCTGAATGGGGAATACATGGGCAAAGATGGAGTGCCCTATTGTGAGAAATGCTACCAGAAATCCTTTGGAGTGAAATGTGCCTACTGCAATCGCTTTATCAGTGGCAAAGTTTTGCAGGCAGGCGAAAATCATCACTTCCATCCAACGTGTGCTCGCTGCACCAAGTGCGGTGACCCCTTTGGTGATGGAGAGGAAATGTATTTGCAGGGCAGTGCCATATGGCATCCACGATGTGGTCCTGGACCAAATGAGTCGGGCTTGATTTTGAATGGTTGCGGTGGTGTTGGCGTCTCAAATGGAAACTTTACAGACACCGAATGTGATCGTATAAGTTCGAGTGCTTTAAGCGATATG tACATAAGATCCCGAACGCCGAGTTTTAATGGTTCCGTATATTCCTCTAGCCGCAag CACTACCGCACCGTAAGTCCTGGTTTAATTTTACGTGAATATGGACACCATGGTGGTGGGGATATATCGCGCATCTACACATATAGCTATTTAACGGATGCCCCCAACTACCTACGCAAACCGATTGATCCGTATGACAAGACTCCGTTGTCGCCACACTTCCATAGACCATCGTCATATGCTACCAGTACTGCCGGTTCTGTGGCCGGAAGCAGGCCACCTTCACGACCCGGTTCACGCACACGCAGTGCCATGAAGGTGCTAGTTGATGCTATACGTTCCGAGACGCCAAGACCAAAAAGTCCTGCCATGAACAATGAAGAGCCCATTGAGCTATCTCATTACCCGGCTGCTAAGAAACCGCCACCAGGTGAGAAGCCTAAAATCGAACGTGACGACTTTCCCGCTCCACCTTATCCCTATACGGATCCAGAACGTAGACGTCGTTATAGTGATTCATACAAGGGTGTTCCCGTCTCCGACGACGAGGATGATACTGAAACCAACAATGGCGAAACCGAAGAGTC TCGCTTGCAGCGTGAAGCTAAAGAATTGGAGAAATTGAATTCGGGTATTGGCACAGCAATTGCTAGAGATTTGAAAGAGACAGCTAAATACCGCAAATGGAAGCAACAAAATCTGGATCCAAGAAATGCATCACGTACAGCATCAGCTAATAAAGAACCACTGAATAAATTACG